From Echinicola jeungdonensis, the proteins below share one genomic window:
- the htpG gene encoding molecular chaperone HtpG, with product MQEKGTISIHTENIFPIIKKFLYSDNEIFLRELVSNAVDATQKVKRLATLGQYSGDLGDLTVEVSFDKDKKTITVTDKGIGMTAEEVKKYINQIAFSGATEFVEKFKDAKDANEIIGKFGLGFYSAFMVAHRVDIQTLSYQEGAEPAKWTCDGSTEFEIGPGDRKERGTEITLHINEDSEEFLDKWKIQQILDKYCKFLPVPIKFETKTESVEDGKDDEGKPKYKSVEVDNIINTTEPLWTKSPNELKDEDYLNFYKELYPMSEDPLFWIHLNVDYPFNLTGVLYFPKVKNEFELQRNKIKLFSRQVFITDEVKDIVPEFLMLLHGVIDSPDIPLNVSRSFLQSDSNVKKINNYITKKVADKLGELYKKDRKGFEEKWNDVGLFVKYGMISEEKFYEKGKDFALLKNTAGEFFTLDEYQEKVKANQTDKDGQTIFLYSTDAAKQDAFIQSANKKDYDVLVMDSPIDSHFINHLEQKLEKTSLKRVDADVADKLIKKDEGPENVLTEDQTKQVKEIFEKAIDNQNFSVEVEGLSPEELPVTITMEEFMRRMKDMAQTGGGGMGFYGAMPDSYKVAINGNHKVVDKILKAENKEDQTRLAKQAFDLAMLSQGMLSGKDLTEFVKRSVDMI from the coding sequence ATGCAGGAGAAAGGTACCATCTCGATTCATACCGAGAATATTTTCCCGATCATTAAGAAGTTTTTGTATTCAGATAACGAAATCTTCCTTCGTGAGTTAGTTTCCAATGCGGTGGATGCAACGCAAAAAGTTAAGCGTTTGGCTACATTGGGGCAATACTCTGGTGATTTGGGGGATTTGACAGTTGAAGTAAGTTTTGACAAGGACAAGAAAACCATCACCGTTACCGATAAAGGAATCGGGATGACTGCAGAAGAGGTCAAAAAATACATTAACCAGATTGCATTCTCTGGGGCGACCGAATTTGTGGAGAAATTTAAAGATGCAAAAGATGCCAATGAAATCATAGGTAAGTTCGGATTGGGCTTCTATTCTGCCTTTATGGTGGCTCATAGGGTGGATATCCAGACCCTGAGCTATCAGGAAGGGGCTGAGCCTGCCAAATGGACATGTGATGGAAGTACTGAATTTGAAATAGGTCCTGGAGACAGGAAGGAAAGAGGCACAGAAATCACCCTTCATATCAATGAAGATTCTGAAGAATTTTTGGACAAATGGAAAATTCAGCAGATTCTAGATAAATATTGCAAGTTCCTGCCAGTTCCCATCAAGTTTGAAACCAAAACCGAGAGTGTGGAAGATGGCAAGGACGATGAAGGTAAGCCAAAATATAAATCTGTGGAGGTGGACAATATTATTAACACCACCGAGCCTTTATGGACTAAATCCCCAAATGAACTGAAAGACGAGGATTACCTCAATTTTTATAAAGAGCTGTATCCTATGAGCGAGGATCCACTTTTCTGGATCCATTTGAACGTGGATTATCCGTTTAACCTTACCGGTGTACTCTATTTCCCCAAAGTCAAAAATGAATTTGAGTTGCAGCGCAACAAAATCAAATTGTTTTCAAGACAGGTATTTATCACTGATGAAGTGAAAGATATCGTCCCTGAATTTTTGATGTTGCTGCATGGGGTAATTGATTCCCCTGATATTCCATTGAATGTGTCCAGGAGTTTCCTTCAGTCAGATAGTAATGTAAAGAAGATCAACAATTACATTACCAAAAAGGTGGCTGACAAATTAGGTGAACTTTACAAAAAGGACCGAAAGGGTTTTGAAGAAAAGTGGAATGATGTAGGGCTGTTTGTGAAGTATGGTATGATCAGTGAGGAAAAATTCTACGAAAAAGGAAAGGATTTTGCACTGCTGAAAAATACCGCCGGGGAATTTTTTACTTTGGATGAATACCAGGAAAAAGTAAAAGCCAACCAAACCGATAAAGATGGCCAGACTATTTTCCTATACAGTACAGATGCTGCCAAACAAGATGCCTTTATCCAGTCGGCAAATAAAAAGGATTATGATGTATTGGTGATGGATTCTCCAATTGATAGCCATTTCATCAATCACCTTGAGCAAAAGCTGGAAAAAACCTCATTAAAGCGTGTGGATGCTGATGTGGCAGATAAATTGATCAAGAAAGACGAAGGACCAGAAAACGTTCTGACAGAAGATCAGACCAAGCAGGTGAAAGAAATCTTCGAAAAAGCTATTGACAACCAAAACTTTTCTGTTGAAGTGGAAGGCTTGAGTCCAGAAGAATTGCCGGTGACCATAACCATGGAAGAATTTATGAGAAGGATGAAAGACATGGCCCAAACCGGTGGAGGTGGCATGGGCTTCTATGGGGCTATGCCAGATAGCTATAAGGTAGCCATCAATGGTAACCATAAAGTCGTGGACAAAATCCTCAAAGCAGAGAATAAAGAAGACCAGACCAGGTTGGCCAAACAGGCTTTTGATTTGGCCATGTTGTCTCAGGGAATGCTGTCAGGCAAAGACCTTACAGAATTTGTTAAAAGAAGCGTGGATATGATCTAG